In Uranotaenia lowii strain MFRU-FL chromosome 2, ASM2978415v1, whole genome shotgun sequence, one genomic interval encodes:
- the LOC129749348 gene encoding uncharacterized protein LOC129749348 yields METNKDEAQRCIDLAKENLKLAENLAEKSYKIYPTLENEDFLRRINRISTSSPESDKRTRGKDHEESKFNGDYAQVNESKTRQFNVLRKDNFNEDNLGNANELAKTNRKYDKKSKVTLSQQETTTTTNKNNYNQPKVNVDYTQANENEALRCIDLAESAFSEGNLEKAIKLIDKSIKMCPLQKATDVLRRLKNASLNAKKRATRVSEEYYTKLKANVDFTQANKDEALRYIELAEAALNEGHLKKAIQFTEKSIYLCPLKEAQTVLRDLKTASMKAKRQATSKYYNKPKVTDDYNQTYKNQALRCIELAKAAFNEGNLEKAKNLAEKSVKLHRLEEADDFLQRLKSASTPSGTNTRKQTTSANKKNYDEPYIKVDYSRINKEEALRCIDLAKAAFNEGNLEKANFFAEKSIKLCQLKAAEELLQRIESTSSSSSRPSDSNAQRQRTSASEENYNKPKVNVDYNQINKEEALRCINLAKAALNEGNLEKAKKLAEKSIKLCPLREAEALLRRVESAWSSSSSCPKENTARKRATSAKKETEREPKLNVDYTQAQLDAVQKVLKGKDCYEILGITKEASGFEIEKTYKKLALLLHPDKNKAPGSVQAFQFLLQAVAEARKCKVYNMSGGNSGHRFSSTGNSHGNKYESDTGYRTTNERPENQESKHNFQSLVLIFILAVGVFYLLFQILKGVLQILMLVLPILCAIKIILKNIDF; encoded by the coding sequence ATGGAGACTAACAAGGATGAAGCCCAACGATGCATTGACCTAGCAAAAGAAAATCTGAAGTTGGCAGAAAATTTAGCTGAGAAATCCTACAAAATATACCCTACTCtggaaaatgaagattttctaCGAAGGATTAACAGAATCTCGACTTCGTCACCAGAATCCGATAAAAGAACGAGAGGAAAAGACCACGAAGAATCAAAGTTTAATGGTGATTATGCGCAAGTTAACGAGAGTAAAACAAGGCAATTCAATGTCCTCAGAAAAGATAACTTCAATGAAGACAATTTGGGAAACGCGAATGAGTTAGCTAAGACCAACAGGAAATACGACAAGAAATCGAAAGTGACATTGAGCCAGCAGGAAACTACAACtacaactaataaaaataacTACAACCAACCAAAGGTGAACGTTGATTATACTCAAGCCAACGAGAATGAAGCCCTACGATGTATTGATTTGGCAGAGTCTGCATTCAGCGAAGGCAATCTGGAAAAAGCAATAAAGTTAATCGACAAATCGATCAAGATGTGCCCTTTACAAAAAGCCACAGATGTTTTACGACGTTTAAAAAATGCTTCCCTGAATGCTAAAAAACGTGCTACTAGAGTCAGTGAAGAATACTACACAAAACTAAAGGCAAACGTTGACTTTACTCAAGCAAACAAGGATGAAGCCCTACGATATATTGAATTGGCAGAGGCTGCCTTGAACGAAGGTCATTTGAAAAAGGCAATACAGTTTACCGAGAAATCCATTTACTTGTGCCCTCTGAAAGAAGCCCAAACTGTTCTACGAGATTTAAAAACCGCCTCCATGAAAGCCAAAAGACAAGCAACTAGCAAATACTACAACAAACCAAAAGTAACCGATGACTATAATCAAACATACAAGAATCAAGCACTGCGTTGCATTGAACTAGCGAAGGCTGCCTTCAACGAAGGCAATCTGGAAAAGGCTAAAAACTTAGCTGAGAAATCTGTCAAGTTGCACCGATTGGAGGAAGCCGATGATTTTCTGCAACGTCTCAAAAGCGCTTCGACGCCCTCCGGAACGAATACTAGAAAACAGACAACTTCAGCCAATAAAAAGAACTACGATGAACCATATATTAAAGTTGACTATAGTCGAATTAATAAGGAAGAAGCGCTACGATGTATTGACTTGGCAAAGGCTGCCTTCAACGAAGGCAATTTAGAAAAGGcaaatttttttgcagaaaaatcCATCAAGTTGTGCCAATTGAAGGCAGCCGAAGAATTGCTGCAACGTATTGAAAGCACTTCAAGCTCTTCGTCGCGTCCTAGCGATAGTAATGCTCAAAGACAGAGAACTTCAGCCAGTGAAGAAAACTACAACAAACCAAAGGTAAACGTTGACTATAATCAAATTAATAAGGAAGAAGCACTACGATGTATTAATTTAGCTAAGGCGGCCTTGAACGAAGGCAATCTGGAAAAAGCTAAAAAGTTAGCCGAAAAATCCATCAAGTTGTGCCCTTTGAGGGAAGCCGAAGCATTACTTCGGCGAGTCGAGAGCGCCTGGAGCTCTTCGTCGTCGTGTCCTAAAGAGAATACTGCCAGAAAACGGGCAACTTCGGCCAAGAAAGAAACTGAGAGAGAGCCAAAGCTGAACGTTGACTATACCCAAGCACAGTTAGATGCGGTGCAAAAGGTTCTGAAAGGTAAAGATTGCTATGAAATTCTCGGAATTACCAAAGAGGCCTCCGGTTTCGAAATTGAGAAAACTTACAAAAAGCTTGCGCTGTTGTTGCATCCAGACAAAAACAAAGCACCCGGATCGGTGCAGGCTTTTCAGTTTCTACTCCAAGCCGTTGCCGAAGCACGGAAATGCAAAGTGTACAACATGTCTGGCGGCAACTCCGGACACCGATTCTCGTCCACCGGAAATAGTCACGGCAATAAGTACGAATCAGATACCGGCTATAGAACGACCAACGAAAGACCAGAGAATCAGGAATCAAAACACAACTTTCAATCATTGGTATTGATTTTTATTCTCGCTGTGGGTGTTTTTTATCtgctttttcagattttgaaggGTGTTCTCCAGATTTTGATGCTTGTTCTACCGATTCTTTGTGCAATCAAAATAATActaaaaaatatcgatttttga
- the LOC129742872 gene encoding uncharacterized protein LOC129742872, which translates to MTQAGGFNLHKWASNHPELLRQIDNTEHERAFFEDEKTTRTLGLTWQPKKDVFFTKFHGIEFHLGKTTKGTICSDIAKLYDPLGLLGPLIFAAKVRMQKIWQLNEDWDEILARNDAEIWEVFRNQLNEMGEIVIPRCVFPHSNPQSVELHGFCDASSLGYGACVKIILWCDSTTPLSWIKTDPSRLKIYVSNRVIKIQELAKCIESRYVGTHDNPADVISRGLLPSEKRDCELWWSGPNFLYHDEEDWPKRFQHIPTEQLPETKNTSISLTVTDPPAMFYLFATEQQQKNAANNGISSTIDQNMFCEGGGRIRHAQLPESQKHPIILPATHCFTHAVIRAYHVEMLHAAQQLLLCGLRNQFWILHGRSTVRRVFRRCVTCMKAKPAGMQQKMGDLPIARLEGVHAFYNTGVDFAGPIYLRQHNKRRTVSYKAYVAVFVCFATRAIHLELVGDLTADSFITALHRFVSRRSKCTRLFSDNGLNFVGSRSKLREMYDLFQSQLLKDKLNEFCSKSAIEWKMIPPNAPHFAGLWEAGVRSAKYHLKRITGTANMNFEKYTTVLARIEALLNSRPITPLSEDPQDLRPLTPGHFLVGRPLTDIAKPRPERKESTLSRWQRHSKMVQHFWDPGQLVIIREDNVPTIAWRLGRIETAIPGPDGLVRVADVRVADWSKGTKIFRRPIAKLCLRPIEDNEVEPEHDSKDGNENTEDKKSD; encoded by the exons ATGACCCAGGCCGGTGGGTTCAATCTCCACAAGTGGGCGTCAAATCATCCCGAATTATTGAGGCAAATTGATAATACCGAGCACGAAAGAGCGTTTTTCGAAGATGAGAAAACCACAAGAACTTTGGGTTTAACCTGGCAACCCAAAAAGGAtgtattttttaccaaatttcacGGAATTGAATTCCATCTGGGAAAGACGACAAAGGGAACCATATGCTCTGACATCGCCAAGCTCTACGACCCACTGGGACTACTGGGTCCGTTGATTTTCGCTGCGAAAGTACGAATGCAGAAAATTTGGCAACTGAACGAagattgggatgaaatattGGCACGAAACGACGCTGAAATCTGGGAGGTTTTCCGCAACCAGTTGAATGAGATGGGGGAAATAGTGATTCCTCGTTGTGTTTTCCCCCATTCGAATCCGCAATCTGTTGAATTGCATGGATTTTGTGACGCCTCCAGTCTGGGATATGGAGCTTGCGTCAA AATCATTCTCTGGTGCGATTCCACCACACCACTTTCCTGGATCAAGACCGACCCTAGCCGACTCAAAATCTACGTAAGCAACCGAGTCATCAAGATACAAGAGTTGGCTAAATGCATTGAGTCGAGATACGTGGGAACGCATGACAATCCAGCAGATGTAATATCTCGAGGATTGTTGCCTTCGGAGAAACGAGATTGCGAGCTCTGGTGGTCAGGCCCGAACTTCCTGTACCACGACGAAGAAGATTGGCCTAAAAGATTCCAGCACATCCCGACCGAGCAGCTcccggaaacgaaaaacacaAGCATTAGCCTCACAGTTACTGACCCTCCTGCCATGTTTTACCTGTTTGCGACAgaacaacaacagaaaaatgCAGCGAATAATGGGATAAGTTCTACG ATCGATCAGAATATGTTCTGCGAGGGGGGGGGTCGGATTCGCCACGCACAACTGCCCGAAAGCCAGAAGCATCCTATTATTCTGCCAGCCACGCACTGTTTCACTCACGCCGTGATTCGTGCGTATCACGTTGAGATGTTGCATGCCGCTCAACAGCTTCTACTTTGCGGATTACGCAATCAATTTTGGATTCTGCATGGCCGCAGTACGGTGCGAAGGGTCTTTCGCCGGTGTGTCACTTGCATGAAAGCAAAACCGGCAGGAATGCAGCAGAAAATGGGTGACCTGCCCATTGCGCGTTTGGAAGGTGTACACGCATTCTACAACACTGGGGTAGATTTCGCCGGACCGATCTATCTGCGACAGCATAACAAGCGTAGGACTGTTTCGTACAAAGCATATGTGGCCGTCTTTGTATGCTTTGCTACACGTGCGATCCATCTAGAGCTAGTGGGCGATTTGACAGCGGATTCCTTCATCACTGCACTACACCGATTCGTGTCCCGTCGGAGCAAGTGTACCAGATTGTTCTCCGACAACGGTCTTAACTTTGTGGGCAGCCGATCAAAGTTACGAGAAATGTACGACCTGTTTCAGTCTCAGCTTCTGAAAGACAAATTGAACGAATTTTGCTCCAAGTCAGCCATCGAATGGAAGATGATCCCACCAAATGCCCCACACTTTGCCGGGTTGTGGGAGGCCGGTGTGCGCTCTGCCAAGTATCACCTCAAGCGCATCACTGGAACAGCGAACATGAACTTCGAAAAGTACACGACAGTGTTGGCTCGCATCGAAGCGCTGCTCAACTCGCGGCCTATCACCCCGCTGTCCGAGGACCCACAAGATTTACGACCTCTGACTCCTGGTCATTTCTTGGTCGGCCGCCCTTTGACTGACATCGCAAAACCGAGACCAGAACGCAAGGAATCAACACTATCTCGCTGGCAACGTCATTCGAAAATGGTCCAACATTTCTGGGATC CTGGTCAACTGGTCATCATTCGAGAAGACAACGTGCCGACAATAGCGTGGCGCCTCGGCAGAATTGAAACGGCTATTCCTGGTCCCGATGGTTTGGTACGCGTCGCAGATGTGCGTGTTGCTGATTGGTCCAAAGGCACCAAGATATTCCGACGTCCGATAGCCAAACTGTGCCTGCGGCCAATCGAGGACAACGAGGTAGAACCTGAACACGACTCCAAAGACGGCAACGAGAATACCGAAGATAAGAAAAgtgattga
- the LOC129742873 gene encoding uncharacterized protein LOC129742873 has product MLTQNESAAEQSFSDTCCRLENCRYEVGLPLRPSIKDLGDSQTIALRRFLQTEKRLIHDQDLYDQYREFMHDYEIQGHMIKCDTNCSGGYFLPHHAVLNLASTTTKPRVVFDASAAASRGGSLNDHLYVGSTIQPKLAEIVLRFRVPKIVFTADIMQMFRQIRIREEDQKYQQIFWRRQPNESLEVFHLTTVPYGTACAPFLATRTLEQLCMDEKERFPLASKAGTEDVYMDDILSGPNT; this is encoded by the coding sequence ATGTTGACTCAAAACGAAAGTGCCGCAGAGCAAAGTTTTTCCGATACTTGCTGCCGATTGGAAAATTGTCGCTATGAAGTAGGCCTGCCTTTGAGACCCAGTATAAAGGATTTAGGTGACAGTCAAACGATAGCTTTGCGTAGATTTCTACAGACAGAAAAACGACTGATTCACGACCAAGATCTTTACGACCAGTACCGAGAATTCATGCATGATTATGAAATCCAGGGCCATATGATTAAGTGTGATACCAATTGCTCAGGAGGATATTTTCTGCCACACCATGCAGTGCTTAACTTGGCAAGCACCACGACGAAGCCGCGTGTCGTTTTTGATGCGTCTGCAGCAGCTTCGCGGGGAGGTTCCCTGAATGATCACCTTTACGTTGGCTCAACCATTCAGCCCAAGCTCGCCGAAATCGTGCTACGATTTCGGGTGCCCAAGATTGTATTTACGGCAGATATTATGCAGATGTTCAGGCAAATTAGAATCCGAGAAGAAGATCAGAAGTACCAACAGATATTTTGGCGTCGCCAGCCGAACGAATCTTTAGAGGTGTTCCACTTGACGACAGTACCGTATGGGACAGCCTGTGCGCCTTTTCTGGCTACAAGAACGCTCGAGCAGCTTTGCATGGATGAGAAGGAGCGTTTCCCCTTAGCGTCGAAGGCGGGAACCGAAGATGTCTACATGGATGATATCTTGAGTGGACCGAACACGTAA